AGCGGTTGGATCCGCCTCAGAGTTTGCGGACCTCGTGGTAAGGAAATACGTATAAGGTATAGTGAACTTCTAGATTCCAAAGGAGGGATTAATACTCTACCAAATAGGGGAGCTTTAGCGACGGACGTGTATATCCTAAAAGGAGAAGGCTTGGAAATTTTTGAGCCTCGATTTACCTATCATGGCTTTCGTTTTGTAGAGATAACTGGTTTTCCTGGAGTTCCGAGGCTGGAGGACGTTGAAGGTATTGTAGTCCATTCGGCAGTAGAGCCAAGAAGTCATTTTATCACTTCTCATCCTTTGGTCAGTCGCATCCACTCCAATATACTCTGGAGTCAAAAGAGCAATTTAATGAGCATTCCTACCGATTGTCCTCAACGTGAAGAGCGTATGGGGTGGTTAGGAGACGCTCATTTGGTTGCTGAGGAGGCTTGCTTTAACTTCCAAATGATTAATTTTTACAGGAAGTGGTTCCAGGACATGCGCGTAGCGCAAAATGAGGATGGGAGCCTTCCCGATGTTGTTCCACCATACTGGTCTTTGTATCCTGCTGATCCGGTTTGGGGTACTGCTTGTGTGATAATCCCGTGGATAGTTTATTTATATTTTGGAGACAAGAGAGTTTTAGAAGAAAATTACCCTATGATGAGAAAATGGGTGGATTTTCTTTGTGCTTTCTACCGAGAGGGAGTTTTTGAGTTCGGTAAATATGGTGATTGGTGTCCTCCTTGGCATGTTGGTTCCATAGAGACTCCTCCTGAGCTAGTTTCTCACTGGTATTTTTACCAAGCTTTACTCCTTCTCTCACGTGTAGCCACAATACTCGGTGATGGAGAGAGTGCCAAGCAATATGTGAAGAGAGCGAAGAAGGTAGGCGAGGATTTTAATCATGCTTTTTTGAAAGAAGATGGGTATGGAATAGAACAGAAAGAGTGGTGGGAGAGAATAAGTGGGCCTCTTGGGGTACTTGATAGTGAGAAGAAAAAGAGGCTAAAGAGAAATTTTGGAGTTTGGAGTCAAACGGCAAATGTTCTGGCGCTGGCTGGGGGGCTTGCTCCGCCAAGAGTACAGCGGAAGATTGTGCAGCGATTAGTTGAGGACATAACCGTAACTCATGGAGGGCATTTGAATACCGGCATTGTGGGAACCAAGTATATTTTAGATGTATTAACGGAATTTGGCCATCTTGAAACCGCTTTTCAACTTCTTGTCCAAGATTCTTATCCCAGTTGGGGGTACATGATTAAGGAAGGTGCTACCACCTTATGGGAAAGATGGGAAAAACTTACAGGAGAGGGTATGAATTCTCAAAATCACGTCATGTTCGGAAGTATTGACGCTTGGTTATACAAATACTTACTGGGAATCCAGCCTGATCCCGAAAACCCGGGATTTAAGCACTGTGTTATAAAGCCCCATTTGCCAAGAGATATTGATTTTGTTTCTGGTTTCGTAGCTACTCCTTTTGGGGAGCTTGAAGTAAGTTGGCAAAAAGTGGCAGATGGTTTATTGCATATCTGGATAGGCTTGCCTTTTAATACTACGGCTACTGTTTACTTTCCCAAGCTCTTTCCTTCAGACTATATGGAGATTTTTGAAAACGATAAAAAAATTTGGACGAAGAGAGATTCTTGTGTCAATTCTGAAGAGATGGTTTTTTTGGAAGAGGAAGAACGTTATATAGTTTTTCAGATCGGTTCTGGAAGTTATTTTTTCAAGGTATACCGGGTGAAGGAGTAAAAAACGTAATGATACATCTTACTGAAGAGAATATAGAGGGTTTTGAGAGAGTCGCCTTTTCAAGGATTTTGCTTATTGCTTGTAAGTTTGCGAAGAACGGTTAAAGAGTTACCAGTTAATAAAACGATTTAAATAAAATTTAAAAAGTACTGTTTATATTGACAAAAGGGAATATATAGTTAAAAATATAACTAAGGTAAATCGTTTTAAGAAAGGGTAAGAAACTTGCCGGTAACCATTAAAGACGTAGCTCGTTTAGCTGGAGTATCTCCAGCTA
This portion of the Thermatribacter velox genome encodes:
- a CDS encoding family 78 glycoside hydrolase catalytic domain, which encodes MQESFKVARVFCEWMENPMGIDVPRPRFSWVSTHYRRGRRQSAYQVIVASEVDLLNEEKADFWNSGRVISENSFCIYAGRNLQSEKEYYWRVKVWDDLGFCSQWSSIGSFEMGLLNPGDWVARWIVSPDREEIAPLFRKVFHIEKSVRRGRIYVAGLGYCEVWLNGKRVGDRVLDPGWTDYEKIILYTVYDVTSFLQKGENVVGVILGHGRFSPSEKVVKKSPNPLKKYSEVPTLILQLHIEFNDGSKMIVLSDGSWKASRSPILFNDIYDGEVYDARLEEEGWSEPGFDDTKWYFAEENDMPPRGKLLSGMLCPPIKRNGAIQPERMLSPCPGVFVFDFGQNFSGWIRLRVCGPRGKEIRIRYSELLDSKGGINTLPNRGALATDVYILKGEGLEIFEPRFTYHGFRFVEITGFPGVPRLEDVEGIVVHSAVEPRSHFITSHPLVSRIHSNILWSQKSNLMSIPTDCPQREERMGWLGDAHLVAEEACFNFQMINFYRKWFQDMRVAQNEDGSLPDVVPPYWSLYPADPVWGTACVIIPWIVYLYFGDKRVLEENYPMMRKWVDFLCAFYREGVFEFGKYGDWCPPWHVGSIETPPELVSHWYFYQALLLLSRVATILGDGESAKQYVKRAKKVGEDFNHAFLKEDGYGIEQKEWWERISGPLGVLDSEKKKRLKRNFGVWSQTANVLALAGGLAPPRVQRKIVQRLVEDITVTHGGHLNTGIVGTKYILDVLTEFGHLETAFQLLVQDSYPSWGYMIKEGATTLWERWEKLTGEGMNSQNHVMFGSIDAWLYKYLLGIQPDPENPGFKHCVIKPHLPRDIDFVSGFVATPFGELEVSWQKVADGLLHIWIGLPFNTTATVYFPKLFPSDYMEIFENDKKIWTKRDSCVNSEEMVFLEEEERYIVFQIGSGSYFFKVYRVKE